The following are from one region of the Nocardioides marmotae genome:
- a CDS encoding M20/M25/M40 family metallo-hydrolase codes for MPTGTGSATDLGVDVAAILDDAREMVACESPSTDLAAVARSADVVARVGERRLGVAPERIVLDGRTHLRWRLGAGPSRVLLLGHHDTVWPIGSLLTHPCTVEGGVMRGPGSLDMKVGLALAFHAAAGRDGVTVLVTGDEELGSPSSRGLVEDEAWLAEAVLVLEAAADGGALKVERKGVSLYDVRLAGRAAHAGLEPERGVNATLELAAQVQAVAALADPAAGTTVTPTVARAGTTTNTVPASGSFAVDVRVRTLAEQERVDAAVRALRPALPGAGVEVHGGPNRPPLEAAASADLLARAQVVAERLGLPPLTAAAVGGASDGNFTAGVGTPTLDGLGAIGGGAHADDEHVLLDPLPGRAALLRALVADLLAAPTNPAPAARGARP; via the coding sequence ATGCCCACCGGCACCGGCAGCGCCACGGACCTCGGCGTCGACGTCGCCGCGATCCTCGACGACGCGCGGGAGATGGTCGCCTGCGAGTCGCCGTCCACCGACCTCGCGGCGGTGGCCCGGTCCGCTGACGTCGTGGCCCGGGTGGGGGAGCGCCGCCTCGGCGTCGCCCCGGAGCGGATCGTGCTCGACGGCCGCACCCACCTGCGCTGGCGGCTGGGCGCCGGCCCGTCCCGCGTGCTGCTGCTGGGCCACCACGACACCGTCTGGCCGATCGGCTCGCTGCTCACCCACCCCTGCACCGTCGAGGGCGGGGTCATGCGCGGCCCCGGCAGCCTGGACATGAAGGTCGGCCTCGCGCTGGCCTTCCACGCCGCGGCCGGCCGCGACGGCGTCACCGTGCTGGTCACGGGCGACGAGGAGCTCGGCTCGCCCAGCTCCCGCGGCCTGGTCGAGGACGAGGCCTGGCTCGCCGAGGCCGTGCTCGTGCTCGAGGCCGCGGCCGACGGCGGCGCGCTCAAGGTCGAGCGCAAGGGCGTCTCCCTGTACGACGTCCGGCTGGCCGGCCGCGCCGCCCACGCCGGCCTCGAGCCCGAGCGCGGGGTCAACGCCACCCTCGAGCTGGCCGCGCAGGTGCAGGCCGTCGCGGCGCTGGCCGACCCGGCCGCCGGCACCACGGTGACCCCCACGGTCGCCCGCGCCGGGACCACCACCAACACCGTGCCCGCGAGCGGGTCGTTCGCGGTCGACGTCCGCGTCCGGACGCTGGCCGAGCAGGAGCGGGTCGACGCCGCCGTACGCGCGTTGCGGCCGGCGCTGCCCGGGGCGGGCGTCGAGGTGCACGGCGGGCCGAACCGCCCACCGCTGGAGGCCGCGGCCTCGGCCGACCTCCTCGCCCGGGCCCAGGTGGTCGCGGAGCGGCTGGGGCTCCCGCCGCTGACCGCAGCGGCCGTCGGCGGCGCCTCGGACGGGAACTTCACCGCCGGGGTCGGCACTCCCACCCTCGACGGGCTCGGGGCGATCGGTGGCGGCGCGCACGCCGACGACGAGCACGTCCTGCTCGACCCGCTGCCCGGTCGGGCCGCGCTGCTCCGCGCCCTCGTCGCGGACCTGCTGGCCGCGCCGACGAACCCGGCCCCCGCGGCTCGTGGGGCTCGACCATGA
- a CDS encoding GNAT family N-acetyltransferase, whose translation MTHLAAGPALAPADLAVRAADAAALAAGVSVRELTGLAELEQVVGLYADIWGRAGNPPVTLELLRAFTKAGNYVGGAFAGDRLVGACVGFFHAPGDDALHSHIAGVAPEVAGRSVGFALKLHQRSWALQRGVSDIAWTFDPLVSRNAYFNLAKLAARPVEYLTNFYGVMPDSLNGHDETDRLLVRWRLLEPDVVAACSGARPRPAAVAADGDAGGEVVTAVGVAADGSPVPGRLDGALLRIAVPRDISALRATDPLLAARWRTSVREALSVLLAEGARITAFDPAGWYLVRRQL comes from the coding sequence GTGACCCACCTCGCCGCCGGGCCGGCCCTCGCCCCCGCCGACCTGGCCGTCCGGGCCGCCGACGCCGCGGCCCTCGCGGCCGGGGTGAGCGTCCGCGAGCTCACCGGCCTCGCCGAGCTCGAGCAGGTCGTCGGGCTCTACGCCGACATCTGGGGCCGGGCCGGCAACCCGCCGGTCACCCTCGAGCTGCTCCGGGCCTTCACCAAGGCCGGCAACTACGTCGGCGGCGCGTTCGCGGGCGACCGGCTCGTCGGCGCCTGCGTGGGCTTCTTCCACGCCCCGGGCGACGACGCGCTGCACAGCCACATCGCCGGGGTGGCCCCGGAGGTGGCCGGCCGCAGCGTCGGCTTCGCGCTCAAGCTGCACCAGCGCAGCTGGGCCCTGCAGCGCGGCGTCTCCGACATCGCCTGGACCTTCGACCCGCTGGTCAGCCGCAACGCCTACTTCAACCTGGCCAAGCTGGCCGCGCGGCCGGTGGAGTACCTCACCAATTTCTACGGCGTCATGCCCGACTCCCTCAACGGCCACGACGAGACCGACCGGCTGCTGGTCCGCTGGCGGCTGCTCGAGCCCGACGTCGTCGCCGCGTGCTCCGGCGCCCGGCCGCGCCCGGCCGCGGTCGCGGCCGACGGCGATGCTGGCGGTGAGGTCGTCACCGCCGTCGGGGTCGCCGCCGACGGCTCGCCGGTGCCCGGCCGGCTCGACGGGGCCCTCCTGCGGATCGCCGTGCCCCGCGACATCAGCGCGCTCCGCGCGACCGACCCCCTGCTCGCCGCACGCTGGCGCACCAGCGTGCGGGAGGCGCTCTCGGTGCTGCTCGCCGAGGGCGCCCGGATCACCGCTTTCGACCCTGCCGGCTGGTACCTCGTTCGGAGACAACTGTGA
- the menC gene encoding o-succinylbenzoate synthase produces MKLNGVELLHVSLPLVSPFRTSFGTQVARDLLLLRVDTDAGEGWGECVTMADPRYSSEYVAGAADVLRRFLVPELAAAGPLDATRVAEVLAVFKGHRMAKAALEMGVLDAELRAEGRSFARELGAVRDRVPAGVSVGIMDGLPQLLDAVAGYLDEGYVRIKLKIEPGWDVEPVRAVRERFGDEVLLQVDANTAYTLADARHLARLDPFDLLLIEQPLEEEDVVGHAHLAKLISTPVCLDESIVSAQSAAAAIELGACSVVNIKPGRVGGYLEARRIHDVCRAHGVPVWCGGMLETGIGRAANVALAALPGFTLPGDTSASSRYYTTDLTDPFVLEDGTLAVPEGPGIGVTPDPDRLAAVTTHREWLPA; encoded by the coding sequence GTGAAGCTCAACGGCGTGGAGCTGCTCCACGTGTCCCTGCCCCTCGTCTCGCCGTTCCGCACCTCGTTCGGCACCCAGGTCGCCCGCGACCTGCTCCTCCTGCGCGTCGACACCGACGCCGGCGAGGGGTGGGGGGAGTGCGTGACCATGGCCGACCCCCGCTACTCCTCGGAGTACGTCGCCGGCGCGGCCGACGTGCTGCGCCGCTTCCTCGTGCCGGAGCTCGCCGCGGCGGGCCCGCTCGACGCGACCCGGGTCGCGGAGGTGCTCGCGGTCTTCAAGGGCCACCGGATGGCCAAGGCCGCCCTGGAGATGGGGGTGCTCGACGCGGAGCTGCGCGCCGAGGGCCGCTCCTTCGCCCGCGAGCTCGGCGCGGTGCGCGACCGGGTGCCCGCCGGGGTCTCGGTCGGGATCATGGACGGGCTGCCGCAGCTGCTCGACGCGGTGGCCGGCTACCTGGACGAGGGCTACGTGCGGATCAAGCTGAAGATCGAGCCCGGCTGGGACGTCGAGCCGGTGCGGGCGGTCCGCGAGCGCTTCGGCGACGAGGTGCTGCTCCAGGTCGATGCCAACACGGCGTACACCCTCGCCGACGCCCGCCACCTCGCCCGGCTCGACCCCTTCGACCTGCTGCTGATCGAGCAGCCGCTGGAGGAGGAGGACGTCGTCGGGCACGCCCACCTGGCCAAGCTGATCAGCACGCCGGTCTGCCTCGATGAGTCGATCGTCTCCGCCCAGTCCGCGGCGGCCGCGATCGAGCTCGGCGCCTGCTCGGTCGTCAACATCAAGCCCGGCCGGGTCGGCGGCTACCTCGAGGCCCGCCGGATCCACGACGTGTGCCGCGCGCACGGCGTGCCGGTCTGGTGCGGCGGGATGCTCGAGACCGGGATCGGCCGGGCCGCCAACGTCGCGCTCGCCGCCCTGCCGGGGTTCACCCTGCCGGGGGACACCTCGGCGTCCTCGCGCTACTACACGACCGACCTGACCGACCCGTTCGTGCTCGAGGACGGCACGCTGGCGGTGCCCGAGGGGCCCGGCATCGGCGTCACCCCCGACCCCGACCGGCTGGCCGCCGTCACCACGCACCGCGAGTGGCTGCCGGCGTGA